Genomic segment of Pseudomonadota bacterium:
GACACCGCGTACTTCCTGGCGCTCTCGCGCCTGGGAGCACGACGAACGGTGCTGCTCGACACGCTCAGCCCTGTCATCACAACCCTGCTGGCCATCGTCATGTTGCACGAGGCCCTGGGCCAGCGACAGTGGCTGGGCATCTGCATGACCCTCGCTGGCATCACCACGGTCATGACCGAACCCGCGGCCACACCGTCGGAAGAGGGTGAGCCCGAACATCCCTGGACGGGATGGCTCTTCGGCGTGGCCTCGCTCTGCTGCCACGCGGGTGGCGTGATTCTCTCGAAGCAAGCGCTCGCAGAGGTCTCCTCCCTCGACGCGACGCTGGTGAGACTGGGGTGCTCCACCCTCGCGCTGCTGGTTGCCGGTCTCTGGGGGCGTCGGATGCTCGAGTGGGTGCGCCCCCTGGCCGACCGCGAGACCCTGCTCACGCTCATCTGCGCCGCGTTCCTGGGAACCTTTCTG
This window contains:
- a CDS encoding DMT family transporter, whose protein sequence is MTVTAEVAGGLAALSSAFLFTVATALFQRTTKAVPAAGINLFKDVLAVVVLAMVVTWRGWQPLPMHAFTLLGLSGLLGITVGDTAYFLALSRLGARRTVLLDTLSPVITTLLAIVMLHEALGQRQWLGICMTLAGITTVMTEPAATPSEEGEPEHPWTGWLFGVASLCCHAGGVILSKQALAEVSSLDATLVRLGCSTLALLVAGLWGRRMLEWVRPLADRETLLTLICAAFLGTFLAMWLAQAALAMTQASLASTLNATGPIFVLGVARFGLGETVSRRAVLGALLAVAGAVTLLV